The following proteins are co-located in the Leptospira limi genome:
- the omp85 gene encoding Omp85 family outer membrane protein, which translates to MIELVCLSTIVVFPIYSEDRSSDVPEWLGEFKKLDEKELANKREGWYATGLPLFGNDAVNGSGLGLLANVFYNGTRNDSSFKYTPYEHMFNVGVYRTNRGTENNYLAWDAPYFLDTAYRLRSYVGHDASYYNQYFGVGTESLQPLYFRDRNADGSRIVRNATYSDFENANSYAKNRGPGRELTSTQHYHDYQFETTYGQFNADKTIFQVFRVWGGVEFSKNIVRRYDGNSVDAKEPLTGIRVPAVEDSSKLTEDSNSGKIIGVNGGNLNYVRGGIAFDTRDYEPDPDRGWLIEYNVNKAERTIGSDFNYLRHFGQIKNFYQPFPKLFEEFVIAQRAALTKIEGEVPFFEYRYLFSIDGPMGALGGQNTLRGYRQERFVGPVIGFYNIELRYRVGSFTLWDQFFQLSIVPFYDVGRVWDKIKQVSTMDYKHSRGLGLRLIWDQATVILMDYAYSREDQLFYLDIGHTF; encoded by the coding sequence ATGATAGAGTTGGTATGTTTATCAACGATCGTCGTTTTTCCAATTTATTCGGAAGATAGAAGTTCTGATGTTCCCGAATGGTTGGGTGAGTTCAAAAAGTTAGATGAAAAGGAACTCGCCAATAAAAGAGAAGGCTGGTATGCAACTGGTTTACCTCTTTTTGGGAATGATGCAGTTAATGGTTCTGGACTTGGTCTTTTAGCCAATGTATTTTATAACGGGACCAGAAATGATTCCTCCTTTAAGTATACACCCTATGAACATATGTTCAATGTCGGTGTATACCGAACCAATCGTGGCACTGAGAACAATTATCTTGCTTGGGATGCTCCTTATTTTTTAGATACAGCCTACCGATTACGATCCTATGTGGGCCATGATGCAAGTTATTATAACCAATATTTTGGTGTTGGGACCGAAAGTTTACAACCATTGTATTTCAGAGATCGGAATGCAGATGGGAGCAGAATTGTTCGAAACGCAACCTATTCGGATTTTGAGAATGCCAATTCTTATGCAAAAAACAGAGGCCCGGGGCGTGAATTAACATCGACTCAACATTATCATGACTACCAATTTGAAACAACTTATGGTCAATTCAACGCTGATAAAACGATTTTCCAAGTTTTTAGAGTTTGGGGAGGTGTTGAGTTTTCGAAAAATATTGTTAGGCGGTATGATGGAAATTCGGTTGATGCTAAAGAACCACTAACTGGTATTAGGGTTCCAGCAGTTGAAGATTCTTCAAAATTAACAGAAGATTCAAACTCTGGGAAAATCATTGGTGTAAATGGTGGAAATTTAAACTATGTGAGGGGCGGGATTGCTTTTGATACAAGAGATTACGAACCAGATCCAGATCGGGGTTGGCTCATCGAATACAATGTCAATAAAGCGGAAAGAACAATAGGTTCGGATTTCAATTACTTAAGGCATTTTGGACAAATTAAAAATTTTTACCAACCATTCCCTAAATTATTCGAAGAGTTTGTCATCGCACAACGAGCAGCACTGACTAAGATTGAAGGCGAAGTACCTTTTTTTGAGTATCGATATTTATTTTCCATTGATGGTCCTATGGGAGCATTAGGTGGACAAAATACATTACGTGGGTATAGGCAGGAACGTTTTGTAGGACCTGTGATCGGTTTTTATAATATTGAACTTCGGTATCGAGTTGGAAGTTTTACACTGTGGGATCAGTTTTTCCAATTGAGTATCGTTCCATTTTACGATGTTGGTCGAGTTTGGGATAAAATCAAACAAGTAAGCACAATGGATTATAAACATTCACGTGGATTAGGATTACGGTTGATTTGGGACCAAGCCACCGTAATCCTAATGGACTATGCTTATTCACGTGAGGACCAATTATTTTATTTAGACATTGGCCATACTTTTTAA
- a CDS encoding pirin family protein, whose amino-acid sequence METTNPITSSIQKKFYPASERGHVNFGWLDSHHSFSFGHWYHPDKTNFGALRVLNDDIVEPSMGFGTHPHQNMEIISIPLFGELAHKDSTGTNGIIKTGDVQIMSAGSGIQHSEFNHSSDKKVNFLQIWILPKVANIQPRYDQKTFSEAGRLNRFQTVVSPVDEEAVWINQDAYFSLATLEPSHTLSYKVHAPNQGIYVFLIQGKISTEGTKLERRDAVGLWGVDEYKIQADVKSELLVIEIPMK is encoded by the coding sequence ATGGAAACAACGAACCCAATCACATCCAGCATTCAAAAAAAATTCTACCCTGCCTCTGAAAGAGGGCATGTCAATTTTGGTTGGTTGGACAGCCACCATTCCTTCAGTTTTGGCCACTGGTACCACCCAGACAAAACCAATTTTGGCGCACTCCGAGTACTAAATGATGATATCGTAGAACCTAGCATGGGATTCGGCACTCACCCCCACCAAAATATGGAAATTATATCCATTCCACTCTTTGGAGAATTGGCGCATAAAGATAGTACAGGTACGAACGGTATTATCAAAACGGGGGACGTACAAATCATGTCTGCAGGCTCTGGGATTCAACATTCCGAATTCAATCACAGCTCTGACAAAAAGGTGAATTTTTTGCAAATCTGGATCTTACCAAAGGTGGCCAATATCCAACCTAGGTATGACCAAAAAACATTTTCAGAAGCTGGTCGTTTGAACCGATTCCAAACAGTCGTATCCCCAGTTGACGAAGAAGCAGTTTGGATCAACCAAGACGCCTACTTTTCGCTCGCTACCTTGGAACCAAGCCATACACTCTCATACAAAGTGCATGCTCCTAACCAAGGGATATACGTATTCCTCATCCAAGGGAAAATATCCACTGAAGGTACAAAATTAGAACGTAGAGATGCAGTAGGACTTTGGGGAGTGGATGAATATAAAATCCAAGCAGATGTAAAATCCGAATTACTCGTCATTGAAATTCCAATGAAATAG
- a CDS encoding caspase family protein encodes MKSKILIFLIIAMPSFLKAEPGGKRFAFVVGVSEYKDLSLANLKTAKNDALGMTKILFSYGSYNRIQTLVQEGSVSSIPTKFNILTQLESVLEETNPDDLFVFYFSGHGVVDYNDKVYLLPEDANPQKPFETGIAVEHLIELTRKFNLKRVVFFIDACRNPEDGKEEVGRKYLEGTSFKDSEIVSVFYSTKVGYSSFEDPKSGYGIYTKYLIYGLEGRADSNFNGEVTYSELSNYVIQSMKDWTKENQKLQKPYTKEYAEKAEDTILTYAVNPETSLADAPLFNPYNPTYAFRSFLIPGWGQYARGQEEKGKIYMSIFALGVLYAGYQYNQFRSDKHAYESAIGIPPNPRIAETVVLNYFLIEPHRQQMETSRTNLSHALTALLFIWSANVFDFYLLGPNPKEKSGVFLDLDLENQGYMGINRVGKLGYAIRF; translated from the coding sequence ATGAAATCAAAAATTCTAATATTCTTAATTATAGCGATGCCAAGTTTTTTGAAAGCTGAGCCAGGTGGGAAAAGATTCGCATTTGTTGTTGGCGTTAGTGAATATAAGGACTTGTCCCTAGCCAATTTGAAAACGGCAAAAAATGATGCGCTTGGGATGACAAAAATATTGTTCAGTTATGGATCCTATAATCGTATCCAAACTTTAGTCCAAGAAGGATCTGTAAGTTCCATACCTACAAAATTTAATATCCTAACTCAACTCGAATCAGTATTAGAAGAAACCAATCCAGACGATCTTTTCGTTTTTTATTTTTCTGGTCATGGTGTGGTTGATTATAATGATAAAGTCTATCTTTTGCCAGAAGATGCAAATCCCCAAAAACCATTTGAGACTGGGATTGCTGTTGAACATCTAATTGAACTAACTAGAAAATTTAATCTCAAACGTGTCGTTTTTTTTATCGATGCTTGCAGAAATCCGGAAGATGGAAAAGAAGAAGTTGGAAGAAAATACTTAGAGGGTACAAGTTTTAAAGACTCAGAAATTGTCTCTGTATTTTATTCAACAAAAGTAGGTTATTCCAGTTTTGAAGATCCAAAATCTGGTTATGGAATTTATACTAAATATTTGATTTATGGATTAGAAGGTAGAGCAGATTCCAATTTTAATGGTGAGGTAACCTATTCTGAATTGTCGAATTATGTAATCCAATCCATGAAAGATTGGACCAAAGAAAATCAAAAATTACAAAAACCGTACACCAAAGAATATGCGGAAAAAGCAGAAGATACAATCTTAACTTATGCAGTGAATCCAGAAACTTCTTTGGCAGATGCACCTTTATTCAATCCATATAACCCAACTTATGCGTTTCGATCCTTCCTAATTCCTGGTTGGGGGCAATATGCGAGAGGACAGGAAGAAAAAGGTAAAATTTACATGTCGATTTTTGCTTTGGGAGTATTATATGCTGGATACCAATACAACCAATTCCGATCGGACAAACATGCATATGAATCTGCAATTGGGATCCCTCCGAATCCGAGAATCGCAGAGACTGTAGTGTTGAATTACTTTCTAATTGAACCACATAGACAACAAATGGAGACCTCGCGAACGAACTTATCGCATGCTTTAACAGCATTACTCTTTATTTGGTCTGCAAATGTGTTTGATTTTTATTTGTTAGGCCCAAATCCTAAAGAAAAATCTGGTGTTTTTTTAGATCTAGATTTGGAAAATCAAGGTTATATGGGAATCAATCGAGTTGGGAAATTGGGTTATGCGATTAGGTTTTAA
- a CDS encoding methyl-accepting chemotaxis protein, whose protein sequence is MSKRSLESIQKKKNWLELGPVYVNRVRFLLAGFYIIATLGSFKTSTTLQTTSYLVGITCMFLYGGLQAYLFKIGRLNTFFPKLFIVLDITVLFAVTASGLMGGSTVAADLIKSPTLYVLYYFYVVYSAFLFSKRTLLTSTYYSAFCLVLILIIGYGQGVSFKEAEGLQSEKGTVAISNEVFKILFLICFGYLTSTVLNLLNEIKNESEEKHKLAELERENANTLNQDLNRIGSELFNTLKSIRELTNDFNFQIESQDVSIRDLTEFVSSFSESIQTSVENIGKQHTQITLLNHKSDTLKLSIAEIGKVVEDLNANMSDFQDRSNVLSETVKNLEERLRSVNISQKEVSEVNDIMAEIADRTNLLALNASIEAARAGEHGRGFAVVAQEVAKLAENSNENATKIKKIITTSNRYIQEGTELASTALNQTESLQSKYDLLSGVMKTATSKINSQKDINNEVLEALDLIESISKVLDQESKVLDKDKEQMVAVVHQMEEINRKVVINARKMGDNTSSLENQAKELASE, encoded by the coding sequence ATGTCGAAAAGATCCTTAGAATCGATTCAGAAGAAAAAGAATTGGTTAGAGTTAGGCCCAGTTTATGTCAATCGAGTGAGGTTTTTACTCGCTGGTTTTTATATTATTGCGACTTTAGGATCGTTCAAAACGTCCACAACCCTTCAAACCACAAGTTATTTGGTAGGAATCACGTGTATGTTTCTTTACGGAGGTTTGCAGGCCTATTTATTTAAAATTGGCAGACTCAATACTTTTTTCCCGAAATTATTCATTGTTTTGGATATTACCGTATTGTTTGCAGTCACTGCATCTGGACTGATGGGTGGTAGTACAGTTGCTGCCGATTTAATTAAATCACCAACCTTATATGTATTGTATTATTTTTACGTTGTTTACTCTGCATTTCTCTTTTCAAAACGGACTTTACTCACGAGCACTTATTACTCAGCTTTTTGTTTGGTATTAATATTAATCATCGGTTATGGGCAAGGTGTTTCTTTTAAAGAGGCAGAAGGATTACAAAGTGAAAAGGGAACGGTTGCCATTTCAAATGAAGTATTTAAAATCTTATTTTTAATTTGTTTTGGTTACCTCACTTCTACGGTTTTAAATTTATTAAATGAAATCAAAAATGAGTCAGAAGAAAAACATAAACTTGCGGAACTGGAAAGAGAAAATGCAAACACTCTGAACCAAGATTTAAATAGAATTGGTTCTGAATTATTCAATACACTCAAAAGTATTCGTGAACTTACTAATGATTTTAATTTTCAAATCGAATCGCAAGATGTTTCGATTCGAGATCTTACAGAATTTGTTTCTTCATTTTCAGAGAGTATACAAACGTCAGTCGAAAATATTGGGAAACAACATACTCAAATAACCTTACTCAATCATAAATCAGACACATTAAAGTTAAGTATCGCTGAAATTGGGAAAGTAGTGGAAGATCTCAATGCAAATATGAGTGATTTCCAGGATAGAAGTAATGTACTTTCTGAAACTGTAAAAAATTTAGAAGAAAGGTTACGTTCTGTCAATATTTCCCAAAAGGAAGTAAGTGAAGTGAATGATATCATGGCAGAAATTGCTGATCGTACCAATTTATTGGCTTTAAATGCATCCATCGAAGCGGCAAGGGCTGGGGAACATGGTCGAGGTTTTGCAGTAGTTGCACAAGAGGTAGCGAAATTAGCAGAGAATTCCAATGAAAATGCAACGAAGATTAAGAAAATCATCACAACTTCAAACCGCTATATTCAAGAAGGAACAGAACTGGCGTCTACAGCCTTAAATCAAACTGAATCCCTTCAATCTAAATATGACTTGCTAAGTGGTGTGATGAAAACAGCGACATCCAAAATTAATTCACAAAAAGATATAAATAATGAAGTGCTGGAAGCTCTTGATTTAATTGAATCGATTTCCAAAGTATTGGACCAGGAATCGAAAGTATTAGATAAAGATAAAGAACAAATGGTTGCTGTTGTTCACCAAATGGAAGAAATTAATCGAAAAGTTGTGATAAATGCTAGAAAAATGGGTGATAATACATCAAGTTTGGAAAACCAAGCAAAAGAACTGGCATCTGAATAA
- a CDS encoding carbonic anhydrase, translating to MKGFKFLISFLILSISTQLVAQTNSAGISSKDALQRLVEGNLRFVQGKSIRPNQSVERIKEVSKKQNPFATIVGCSDSRVPNEIIFDQGLGDLFILRTAGQVSTYASWGSIEFSVAVLGVNLIVVLGHTSCGAVGAACKADDVPGHIIALTNSIKPAAEKVKHMEGDYLDNAVKANVAFQVVSLRKLDPILSKYYNKGQLQIVGAVYDLETGKVNYLSEEYISTITK from the coding sequence ATGAAAGGTTTCAAGTTTCTCATCAGTTTTCTGATTTTATCGATTTCTACCCAGTTAGTGGCACAAACAAACAGTGCCGGAATATCGTCAAAAGATGCATTACAACGATTGGTAGAAGGGAATTTAAGATTTGTACAAGGAAAATCAATTCGTCCAAATCAATCAGTAGAACGTATTAAAGAAGTTTCAAAAAAGCAAAATCCGTTTGCAACAATCGTTGGATGTTCTGATTCGAGAGTTCCAAATGAAATCATTTTCGACCAAGGACTTGGTGATTTATTCATTTTAAGAACAGCAGGCCAAGTTTCGACATATGCTTCTTGGGGTTCAATTGAATTTTCTGTGGCAGTGTTAGGAGTCAATTTGATTGTAGTTCTCGGCCATACGAGCTGTGGTGCCGTTGGTGCTGCTTGTAAAGCTGATGATGTTCCTGGTCATATCATTGCTTTAACCAATTCGATTAAACCAGCGGCAGAAAAAGTAAAACACATGGAAGGTGACTATTTGGACAATGCAGTAAAAGCAAACGTTGCATTCCAAGTTGTTTCCTTACGTAAACTAGACCCTATCCTTTCAAAATACTATAACAAAGGCCAATTACAAATCGTTGGCGCTGTTTACGATTTAGAAACAGGGAAAGTAAATTATCTTTCCGAAGAATACATCTCTACTATCACAAAATAG
- a CDS encoding sodium-dependent bicarbonate transport family permease translates to MDILHALVANLQTPMFLAFLLGIIATIIKSDLKFPDGMYAGLTIYLLFAIGLKGGVKLSNTTLVEFYKPAMAALFLCISIPLIAYGLLTKFGKYDKANAAALAAHYGSVSAVTFSEALAFLDSLQITYEGFMPSMLAIMEIPAILVALLLVKMNPTDKTEESSWGKIIHELLTGKGTLLLLGGLIIGMISGKKGHEQFAPLFEAPFRGMLILFLLEVGIVTGRRLADLKKAGVFLIGFGILFPICTAMFGLYLGKFIGLSMGGAMVLGTLSASASYIAAPAAVRIAIPEASPAIYLTASLAITFPFNLSVGLPLYLTVSKYLYGA, encoded by the coding sequence ATGGACATTTTACATGCATTAGTTGCAAATTTACAAACTCCAATGTTCCTAGCATTTTTGCTAGGAATCATTGCCACCATCATCAAAAGTGATTTAAAATTTCCAGATGGTATGTATGCAGGTTTAACTATCTACCTTTTATTCGCTATCGGACTAAAAGGAGGAGTTAAATTAAGTAATACAACCTTAGTAGAATTTTATAAACCAGCAATGGCGGCATTGTTCTTATGTATTTCAATCCCGCTCATAGCCTATGGATTACTTACCAAATTTGGAAAATATGACAAAGCAAATGCAGCTGCCTTGGCAGCGCACTACGGATCGGTATCTGCTGTTACTTTCAGTGAAGCTCTCGCTTTTTTGGATTCATTGCAAATCACCTATGAAGGTTTTATGCCTAGTATGCTTGCTATCATGGAAATTCCTGCAATCCTTGTAGCATTATTACTTGTAAAAATGAATCCGACGGATAAGACCGAAGAATCTTCTTGGGGGAAAATTATACACGAACTTCTAACAGGGAAAGGAACTTTATTACTACTAGGTGGCCTTATCATAGGAATGATCTCTGGGAAAAAAGGTCATGAACAATTTGCTCCCCTATTTGAAGCACCATTCCGTGGAATGTTAATTTTATTCCTACTGGAAGTTGGGATTGTAACAGGAAGGAGACTTGCCGATCTCAAAAAAGCTGGTGTATTTTTAATTGGATTTGGTATTCTTTTCCCAATTTGCACAGCTATGTTTGGTTTGTATTTAGGAAAATTCATTGGATTATCCATGGGTGGAGCAATGGTTCTTGGGACACTCAGCGCAAGTGCATCCTATATTGCTGCACCTGCAGCTGTTAGGATTGCGATTCCGGAGGCGAGTCCTGCCATTTATCTCACAGCATCTCTTGCCATCACTTTCCCTTTTAACCTATCAGTTGGATTACCTTTATATTTAACTGTTTCGAAATACCTTTACGGAGCTTAA
- a CDS encoding Kelch repeat-containing protein, translating into MRLGFNLISIIFVLHCNVKAPNQNVFDPANIVGSSAVVLLGLGLGDELTITSRYKQNDYPIFVKTEYLDLDLSAPGANYFSKANFKISDPYQNDLILRDVFPLSDTRLRVLFSVSSRSEWREPVLLSISKPESMNEFSFPGKQLEFRFPYPRFYGSISEAKGKITTSILNDGRILLVGGVNPSGTTLQTVEIWDPETGVSKVLPSLNEGLMGLSICVQKTGKVFVSGGKTVAGNVSATTQISDKIYSIDPTSETVTELSFRMARRRYGHSMVCLGDGSILVSGGQFQVGIDPSAVTKDHELISVTGNSSVILNGTSDFPIGIIFHATEYDEANSRILYFGGKDRLDPYAFFSNTVFTINTNNFSLTSLPGNFATARSNVTNIKMPNMDRVLFGGMNREGTGSKAIESWNETLSSTTSLGFTSRFKNGSAIVRFSDEQVFFTGGVDTYFKSGILELYDHFERKNFIVDTMMSPRSEHSAFLTTKGIVIFGDSALTDTRVEVYGKD; encoded by the coding sequence ATGCGATTAGGTTTTAATTTAATTTCAATCATCTTTGTTCTGCATTGTAATGTAAAAGCACCCAATCAGAATGTTTTTGATCCAGCGAATATTGTTGGAAGTTCTGCTGTTGTATTACTAGGATTGGGATTGGGTGATGAATTAACGATCACTTCCAGATATAAGCAAAATGATTATCCTATTTTTGTAAAAACAGAATACCTGGATTTAGACTTAAGTGCACCAGGAGCAAATTATTTCTCAAAAGCAAATTTTAAAATTTCAGATCCTTATCAAAATGATTTAATTTTACGTGATGTATTCCCGCTATCGGATACCCGGTTAAGAGTTTTGTTTTCTGTTTCATCAAGGTCTGAATGGAGGGAACCAGTTCTTTTATCCATTTCAAAACCAGAATCAATGAATGAGTTTTCATTCCCAGGGAAACAACTTGAGTTTCGATTTCCATACCCAAGATTTTACGGTTCGATTTCGGAAGCAAAAGGGAAAATTACAACTTCAATCTTAAATGATGGTAGAATCCTTTTGGTTGGGGGAGTTAACCCTTCTGGTACAACTTTGCAAACAGTAGAAATATGGGATCCAGAGACAGGTGTATCAAAGGTATTACCTTCATTAAACGAAGGTTTGATGGGGCTATCAATCTGTGTTCAAAAAACTGGAAAGGTGTTTGTTTCGGGTGGGAAAACAGTCGCTGGGAATGTATCTGCGACCACTCAAATTTCAGACAAAATTTATTCTATTGATCCAACTTCTGAAACAGTAACAGAACTTTCCTTTCGTATGGCGAGGAGACGTTACGGTCATTCGATGGTATGCCTTGGAGATGGAAGTATATTAGTTTCAGGAGGGCAGTTCCAAGTAGGAATTGATCCTTCTGCTGTCACAAAAGACCATGAATTGATTTCGGTAACTGGGAATTCTTCTGTAATACTGAATGGAACTTCTGACTTCCCAATAGGGATTATCTTCCATGCTACTGAATATGACGAAGCGAATTCTCGCATTTTATATTTTGGTGGCAAAGATCGATTGGATCCTTATGCATTTTTTTCAAATACAGTTTTTACAATTAACACGAACAACTTTAGTTTGACTAGTTTACCAGGAAACTTTGCAACCGCAAGATCAAACGTAACTAATATAAAAATGCCGAATATGGATCGTGTGTTATTTGGTGGGATGAATCGCGAAGGCACTGGTTCAAAGGCGATCGAATCATGGAACGAAACTTTATCATCTACTACTAGTCTTGGGTTTACGTCTCGATTTAAAAATGGGAGTGCCATTGTTAGATTTTCGGATGAACAAGTTTTTTTCACTGGGGGAGTCGACACTTACTTTAAGTCTGGGATTTTAGAACTATATGATCATTTTGAACGTAAAAATTTTATAGTAGACACAATGATGTCTCCAAGATCGGAACATTCTGCCTTTCTGACTACCAAGGGCATTGTGATTTTTGGGGATTCAGCGCTAACAGATACCAGAGTGGAAGTTTATGGGAAAGATTAG
- the pyk gene encoding pyruvate kinase, with amino-acid sequence MPAIEQLRARKTKIVCTIGPATASKEMIRSLALAGMNIARINMSHGDHEFHRKIIRIIKSLNKDELHKHPISILLDTQGPEIRTGDVQNDLHLKVGETFTFHIIPGMEAEAQSVFVNYRDIVKDLKVGDKVTVDNGLINLAVQEIRENELICTVLDGGKLGSRKHINLPGIRVNIPSITPKDQKDILFGLEEDIDFVALSFVRSKEDVLQLRDIIDEKKHHAQIIAKIEDQEGLKNLDEIIKTSDGIMVARGDLGVEIEIEELPIVQRRIVKRCQEEGKRVIVATHLLESMIHNPSPTRAEVTDVANAVYEEADAIMLSGETAMGKYPVRCVEMLDKIARRMEMSINLGLAAQRKPKDQKEEMARSAASLADSMQAHAIIAITRRGITANNLASFHPRYPIVHAFTNMTSVRRKLWLTRGVIPYRVDFSSDPEKTINLAIQTLVNNGYLQTGEKVVILSDIIAGEDRVETIQVREVK; translated from the coding sequence ATGCCAGCAATTGAACAACTAAGAGCAAGAAAAACAAAGATCGTATGCACTATCGGGCCTGCGACAGCATCCAAAGAAATGATCCGAAGTTTAGCTTTGGCAGGGATGAATATCGCAAGGATCAACATGAGTCATGGTGACCATGAATTTCACCGTAAGATCATTCGAATCATAAAATCTTTAAACAAGGATGAGTTACACAAACATCCAATTTCGATTCTACTGGATACACAAGGGCCAGAAATTCGAACTGGGGATGTACAAAATGACTTACACTTAAAAGTTGGAGAAACGTTTACATTTCATATCATACCTGGTATGGAAGCGGAAGCGCAGAGTGTTTTTGTAAACTACCGTGATATCGTAAAAGATTTAAAAGTAGGTGATAAGGTCACAGTTGATAACGGTTTGATTAACCTCGCAGTCCAAGAAATCAGAGAAAATGAACTAATTTGTACTGTGTTAGACGGCGGAAAATTAGGTTCTAGAAAACATATCAACTTACCCGGAATTCGAGTAAACATTCCTTCGATCACACCAAAAGACCAAAAGGATATTTTGTTTGGTTTAGAAGAGGATATTGATTTTGTAGCGCTTTCGTTTGTGCGATCGAAAGAAGATGTCTTACAATTGCGAGATATCATCGACGAGAAAAAACACCATGCACAAATCATAGCCAAAATTGAAGACCAAGAAGGTCTAAAAAACTTAGATGAGATCATCAAAACCTCCGATGGAATCATGGTAGCGCGTGGGGATTTGGGTGTTGAAATTGAAATTGAAGAACTCCCGATTGTTCAGCGACGTATCGTCAAACGTTGCCAAGAAGAAGGGAAACGAGTTATTGTTGCGACTCACTTACTTGAATCGATGATTCATAATCCTTCTCCTACAAGAGCGGAAGTCACTGACGTTGCGAATGCAGTTTACGAGGAAGCTGATGCTATCATGCTTTCTGGGGAAACGGCAATGGGAAAATACCCGGTTCGTTGTGTTGAAATGTTGGATAAAATTGCACGTCGAATGGAAATGTCGATTAACTTAGGTCTTGCTGCACAAAGAAAACCTAAAGACCAAAAGGAAGAAATGGCAAGATCAGCTGCTAGTTTAGCGGATTCGATGCAAGCACATGCAATCATAGCCATCACTAGACGTGGAATTACTGCGAATAATTTAGCATCTTTTCACCCAAGGTATCCAATTGTTCATGCGTTCACTAATATGACATCCGTTAGACGAAAGCTTTGGTTAACACGAGGAGTTATCCCTTACCGAGTGGATTTCTCTTCTGATCCAGAAAAAACGATTAATTTAGCCATTCAAACTTTAGTGAATAATGGATACTTACAAACGGGAGAAAAGGTAGTTATTTTATCCGACATCATTGCCGGAGAGGATCGAGTCGAAACGATTCAAGTCCGCGAAGTAAAATAA
- a CDS encoding P-II family nitrogen regulator has protein sequence MKLEKAKLITIIADEALQDRLVSELKSVNVKGYTISEAKGEGINHEHLTSWEGKNIRLESLVSEGKALKIFQIISDKYLEKYPMVIFMNDVEVIRKERFN, from the coding sequence ATGAAATTAGAAAAGGCAAAACTCATCACAATTATCGCTGATGAAGCTCTCCAAGATCGATTAGTGTCAGAGCTTAAATCTGTAAATGTCAAAGGGTATACAATCAGTGAAGCAAAAGGAGAGGGAATCAATCACGAGCACCTAACTTCATGGGAAGGAAAAAACATCAGATTAGAATCATTGGTTTCGGAAGGTAAAGCGCTAAAGATATTTCAAATTATTTCGGATAAATATTTAGAAAAATATCCTATGGTGATCTTTATGAATGATGTAGAAGTGATTCGAAAAGAAAGATTTAACTAA